In Nicotiana tabacum cultivar K326 chromosome 17, ASM71507v2, whole genome shotgun sequence, one DNA window encodes the following:
- the LOC107810496 gene encoding josephin-like protein, which yields MSTRGCEGVCVKPDMTKNAKTSMFQKQNSTKSVDGTTNKAKGTTTTCSFKMPSRSELSPIKLFKHIGGKMVAVVKMMSSRGSRRNSRKVTNSSEKAAISKSLVTPNIDSHRAEAIDDCIQFINMSSSLPRSNSVS from the coding sequence ATGTCGACAAGAGGTTGTGAAGGAGTATGTGTGAAGCCAGACATGACCAAGAATGCAAAAACAAGCATGTTTCAAAAGCAAAACTCTACAAAAAGTGTTGATGGTACTACTAATAAAGCAAAAGGTACCACAACAACTTGTAGCTTCAAGATGCCAAGTAGATCAGAATTATCTCCTATTAAACTTTTCAAACACATTGGAGGAAAGATGGTTGCAGTTGTGAAGATGATGTCTTCAAGGGGAAGTAGGAGAAATAGTAGGAAAGTTACTAATTCCTCAGAAAAAGCAGCAATTTCTAAATCATTGGTTACTCCAAATATTGATTCTCATAGGGCTGAGGCAATTGATGATTGTATTCAGTTCATCAATATGTCTTCTTCCTTGCCAAGATCTAATTCAGTGTCCTAA